A window of Stenotrophomonas indicatrix genomic DNA:
GCTTGTGCGCGGCGTCGCGGCCGGTCAGCAGCTTGCCGTTGAGCAGCAGGGTCTGGCCCGGCTTCCAGCTGGCCACGTCTTCCGGGGTGATCGTGTCCAGGTCCACGCGGGTGCCCTTGGACGCGTCGTAGGTCAGCTTCGGCCAGTCCTCCAGCGACGGCGGGTCCAGCATCACCGGGCCGCTGCCATCCAGGGTGAAGTGCGCATGGCGGGTGGCGGCGCAGTTCGGGATCATCGCCACCGGCAGGTTGGCCGCGTGGGTCGGGTAGTCGTTGATCTTGATGTCGAGCACGGTGGTCAGGCCACCCAGGCCCTGCGCACCGATACCCAGTGCGTTGACCTTCTCGTACAGCTCCAGACGCAGTTCCTCGATGCGGTTGGACGCACCACGGGCCTGCAGCTCGGTGATGTCGATCGGCTCCATCAGCGCTTCCTTGGCCAGCAGCATCGCCTTCTCGGCAGTGCCGCCGATGCCGATGCCGAGCATGCCCGGCGGGCACCAGCCCGCGCCCATGGTCGGCACGGTCTTCAGCACCCAGTCGACGATGGAGTCGGACGGGTTGAGCATGGCGAACTTGGTCTTGGCTTCCGAGCCACCGCCCTTGGCGGCAACGATCACCTCCACGGTGTTGCCCGGCACCACCTTGACGTTGACCACGCCAGGGGTGTTGTCCTTGGTATTGATGCGCTTGCCGGCCGGATCGGCCAGCACCGAAGCGCGCAGCTTGTTGTCCGGGTACAGGTAGGCGCGGCGGATGCCTTCGTTGGCCATGTCCTCCACGCCCATGGTGGCGTCATCCCAGCGCACGTCCATGCCGATTTCCAGGAACACGGTGACGATGCCGGTGTCCTGGCAGATCGGCCGATGGCCTTCGGCGCACATCCGCGAGTTGATCAGGATCTGCGCGATCGCCTCCTTCGCTGCCGGCGACTCCTCGCGCTCATAGGCGGCGGCAAGGTTCTTGATGTAGTCGACCGGGTGGTAGTACGAGATGTACTGCAGCGCGTCGGCGACGGACTGGATGAGGTCTTCCTGCTTGATCGATGTCACGGATTGCTCGCTTGCTGAAGGCTGGCGGGGGTAATCCGCCCATTTTACCCCCTCCCTCGACCGTGGGGTGGTGGTGCCGGCCGCTGGCCGGCAAGATCTGACCTGCCCTCTGTCACGCTGCGCCCCGCTGGCGCGTCCTTGCCCACATGAACGCCGAAACCGCCTTCCAGACCCACCGCCCACGCCTGATGGCGCTGGCCTACCGCCTTCTTGGCAGCCGCAGCGACGCCGAGGACGTGGTCCAGGACGCCTGGCTGCGCTGGGCCGGCAGCGATTCGGCCGCCATCGTCGACCCCGAGGCCTGGCTGGTGACCACCACCACCCGGCTGGGGCTGGACCGGCTGCGGGCAGCCAAGCGTGAGCGCACCCACTATGTCGGGCCGTGGCTGGCCGAACCGCTGGCGATCACCCTCGAACCCGACCCGGCGCCCGGCCCCGCGCAGCTGCACGCGCTGGCCGACGACGTCTCCGTGGCCTTCCTGACCCTGCTCGAACAGCTCGGACCGGAGGAGCGCGCCGCCTTCCTGCTGAAGGAAGCCTTCGACCACGACTACCGCGAGATTGCCGAGCTGATCGGCCACAGCGAGGCCAATTGCCGCCAGCTGGTGCACCGGGCCCGGCAGCGCCTGCAGTCTGGGCGGCCGCGCTTCAATGCCGATGCCAGCCAGCACCGGCAACTGCTGGCGCGTTTCATGGACGCTTCCCAGCGTGGCGACAGCGAGGCCATCCAGGCCCTGCTGCATGCCAACGCGCTGCTGGTTTCCGATGGCGGTGGCGTGGTCACCGCGGCGGTGCGACCACTGCGGGGTGCCGAGCGTATCGGCCGCCTGTACTGGGCCATCGCCCGTCGCGGCGCGGCGCATCCGGCACAGCTCGGCTACGTCAATGGCGAACCGGCGATCCTGCGTTTCGAAGGCGACCACCTGCACTCGATCACCACCATCGAGGTGGTCGATGGCCGCATCGCCAATCTCTACAGCGTGCTCAATCCGAACAAATTGCCGTCGGTTGTCACGCGCGGCGATGCTGCGGCGTCCTTGTAATGAAAGGCGGCCATCGTGGCCGCCGTGGAGCCGAAAATGTCCGACCACGCCTCTCCCCGCGTTCCCTACACCCGCCTGGCCGCCGATGCCTTCAAGGGCCTGCTGGCCACCAGCAAGGCGGTGCATGACAGTTCGATCGATCCGACGTTGATGGAACTGGTGTTCCTGCGCGTTTCGCAGCTCAATGGCTGCGGCTACTGCATGGACATGCACGGCACCGCGCTGCGCAAGGGCGGCATCGAGCCGCGCAAGCTGGATACGCTGCCCGCCTGGCACGAAAGCCGGTTCTTCGACGACCGCGAGCGCGCGGCGCTGGGCTGGGCCGAGGCGCTGACCCGGTTGACCGATGGCGCACCGTCGCAGGCGGCGTTCGATGCGCTGGCACCTCACTTTGATGAGAAAGGCATCAGTGACCTGAGCATGGGCATTGCAGTGATCAATGCCTGGAACCGGCTGGGGGCTGGGCTGCTGCCGCCGCTGCCGTGATTCTCGGCGGGGCCAGTCTCGCGCTGGCCTCGGTAGATCCACGCCATGCGTGGATGCGGGTGGGTCCAGCCCTTCGCATTGCGAAGGGCTCTGACCCGATTCGGGCCGATGGGGTCAGAGCCCTTTGCACAGCAAAGGGATCCGACCCCGTGCGGCCACACGGCTGCCCTGACCCCACCTGCACGTATCAGGCGCGCACAATGGCGGCATGCCCGCCTCTCCCATTGCCGGCGCTGCCGGCGCCAAGAAACCCAGCCTGCGCCAACGCTTCAAGGCGATGCGCAACCTGCCGCCGTTCCTGCGCCAGGTGTGGCAGACCAGCCGCGCACTGACCCTGGCCAGCCTCGGCCTGCGCCTGATCCGTGCGCTGCTGCCGGTGGCGATGTTGTACGTCGGCAAGCTGATCATCGATACCGCCCTGCACCTGAGCCAGCACGGAGCCGGTTTTCCGCCGATGGGCGAGGCGCTGTCCAGCGGCCTGCTCAATCCACTGCTCGGCCTGCTGGCACTGGAATTCGGCCTGGCGATCGCCTCGGACCTGCTCGGTCGGCTGGTCAGCTACGCCGATGCGCTGTTGTCGGAGCTGTTCGCCAACGCCACCAGCGTGCGCCTGATGGAACATGCGGCGACCCTGGACCTGGAGGATTTCGAGGACCCGGACCTGCAGGACAAGCTGGACCGCGCACGGCGCCAGACCATGGGCCGGATGAACCTGATGAGCCAGCTGTTCGGCCAGGTGCAGGATGCGATCACCGTTGCCAGCCTGGCCGTCGGCCTGCTGGTCTACGCACCCTGGCTGATCCTGCTGCTGGCGCTGGCGCTGGTGCCGGCCTTCATCGGCGAGTCGCACTTCAATGCGGCCGGCTACAGCCTCAACTTCCTGTGGACGCCGGAGCGCCGCCAGCTGGACTACCTGCGCCAGCTCGGTGCCAGCGTGGAGACGGCCAAGGAAGTAAAGATCTTCAACCTGCACCGGTTCCTGGTCGACCGCTACCGCAGCCTGTCGGCGGCACTGTTCCTGGCCAACCGCGCGCTTGCCCGGCGGCGGGCGTTCTGGGGCACGTTGCTGGCCGCGCTGGGCACGCTGGGCTACTACACCGCGTATGCGTATATCGCCTGGCGCACGGTGCGTGGCGATTTCTCGATCGGTGACCTGACCTTTCTCGCCGGCAGCTTCCTGCGCCTGCGCCAGTTGCTGGAAGGCCTGCTGATCGGGTTCTCGCAGGTGGCCAGCCAGGCGCTGTACCTGGACGACCTGTATTCGTTCTTCCAGATCGAACCGGAAATCCATTCGCGAAAGGACGCG
This region includes:
- a CDS encoding fumarate hydratase, whose amino-acid sequence is MTSIKQEDLIQSVADALQYISYYHPVDYIKNLAAAYEREESPAAKEAIAQILINSRMCAEGHRPICQDTGIVTVFLEIGMDVRWDDATMGVEDMANEGIRRAYLYPDNKLRASVLADPAGKRINTKDNTPGVVNVKVVPGNTVEVIVAAKGGGSEAKTKFAMLNPSDSIVDWVLKTVPTMGAGWCPPGMLGIGIGGTAEKAMLLAKEALMEPIDITELQARGASNRIEELRLELYEKVNALGIGAQGLGGLTTVLDIKINDYPTHAANLPVAMIPNCAATRHAHFTLDGSGPVMLDPPSLEDWPKLTYDASKGTRVDLDTITPEDVASWKPGQTLLLNGKLLTGRDAAHKRMVDMLNKGEELPVDLKGRFIYYVGPVDPVRDEVVGPAGPTTATRMDKFTEQVLAQTGLLGMVGKAERGPAAIEAIKKHKSAYLMAVGGSAYLVSKAIKAAKVVGFADLGMEAIYEFTVEDMPVTVAVDSTGESVHKTGPREWQARIGKIPVVVE
- a CDS encoding RNA polymerase sigma-70 factor, with protein sequence MNAETAFQTHRPRLMALAYRLLGSRSDAEDVVQDAWLRWAGSDSAAIVDPEAWLVTTTTRLGLDRLRAAKRERTHYVGPWLAEPLAITLEPDPAPGPAQLHALADDVSVAFLTLLEQLGPEERAAFLLKEAFDHDYREIAELIGHSEANCRQLVHRARQRLQSGRPRFNADASQHRQLLARFMDASQRGDSEAIQALLHANALLVSDGGGVVTAAVRPLRGAERIGRLYWAIARRGAAHPAQLGYVNGEPAILRFEGDHLHSITTIEVVDGRIANLYSVLNPNKLPSVVTRGDAAASL
- a CDS encoding carboxymuconolactone decarboxylase family protein; translated protein: MSDHASPRVPYTRLAADAFKGLLATSKAVHDSSIDPTLMELVFLRVSQLNGCGYCMDMHGTALRKGGIEPRKLDTLPAWHESRFFDDRERAALGWAEALTRLTDGAPSQAAFDALAPHFDEKGISDLSMGIAVINAWNRLGAGLLPPLP
- a CDS encoding ABC transporter ATP-binding protein is translated as MPASPIAGAAGAKKPSLRQRFKAMRNLPPFLRQVWQTSRALTLASLGLRLIRALLPVAMLYVGKLIIDTALHLSQHGAGFPPMGEALSSGLLNPLLGLLALEFGLAIASDLLGRLVSYADALLSELFANATSVRLMEHAATLDLEDFEDPDLQDKLDRARRQTMGRMNLMSQLFGQVQDAITVASLAVGLLVYAPWLILLLALALVPAFIGESHFNAAGYSLNFLWTPERRQLDYLRQLGASVETAKEVKIFNLHRFLVDRYRSLSAALFLANRALARRRAFWGTLLAALGTLGYYTAYAYIAWRTVRGDFSIGDLTFLAGSFLRLRQLLEGLLIGFSQVASQALYLDDLYSFFQIEPEIHSRKDAVRVPQPIREGFVFEDVGFRYPDAEQWAVRHLDFHLHAGEVLALVGENGAGKTTLVKLLARLYEPDEGRILLDGRDLRDYDLDDLRANLGVIFQDFVRYNLSAGENIGVGQVEAMDDRARISDAARRGMAEEVIAALPGGYDQQIGRRFKQGVDLSGGQWQKIAIARAWMRDAQVMILDEPTAALDARAEFEVFQRFRELADNRTAVLISHRFSSVRMADRILVLADGRIEASGTHEQLMAQGGRYAELFELQAAGYR